From a region of the Hypomesus transpacificus isolate Combined female unplaced genomic scaffold, fHypTra1 scaffold_321, whole genome shotgun sequence genome:
- the LOC124464216 gene encoding uncharacterized protein PFA0635c-like — MHHWFTRNRLKMERKCLLVCFVSLLLFPLATVSGILPLNTDNLPLNTDNLPLNTDNLPLNTDNLPLSRDNLPLNRDDLPLNTDNLPLNRDDLPLKRDNLPLNRDDLPLKRDNLPLNRDDLPLKRDNLPLNRDDLPLRRHNLPLNRDDLPLKRDNLTLNRDDLPLKRDNLTLNRDDLPLNTDNLPLNRDDLPLKRDNLPLNRDDLPLNRDDLPLNTDNLPLNRDDLPLKRDNLPLNRDDLPLNRDDLPLNTDNLPLNRDDLPLKRDNLPLNRDDLPLRLMTKDDIISQIPKLDDAYWSFPTNIPDYEASLQLYTKDGWASARLYIQKSFIDWKNTFRNSWVGFYQSDEQGNKKYSRYQWATSFTQRSFNFDYGYDVYEYQSDMPMSPGAQARFFLTKEYEYLAVTAPWESENL, encoded by the exons ATGCATCATTGGTTCACCAGAAACAG GttgaagatggagagaaagtgtcTACTTGTCTGTTTTGTGTCACTGCTGCTCTTCCCACTGGCCACAGTCTCTGGTATCCTCCCCCTCAACACAGACAACCTCCCCCTCAACACAGACAACCTCCCCCTCAACACAGACAACCTCCCCCTCAACACAGACAACCTCCCCCTCAGCAGAGACAACCTACCCCTCAACAGAGATGACCTCCCCCTCAACACAGACAACCTACCCCTCAACAGAGATGACCTCCCCCTAAAGAGAGACAACCTACCCCTCAACAGAGATGACCTCCCCCTAAAGAGAGACAACCTACCCCTCAACAGAGATGACCTCCCCCTAAAGAGAGACAACCTACCCCTCAACAGAGATGACCTTCCCCTCAGAAGACACAACCTCCCCCTCAACAGAGATGACCTCCCCCTAAAGAGAGACAACCTCACCCTCAACAGAGATGACCTCCCCCTAAAGAGAGACAACCTCACCCTCAACAGAGATGACCTCCCCCTCAACACAGACAACCTCCCCCTCAACAGAGATGACCTCCCCCTGAAGAGAGACAACCTCCCCCTCAACAGAGATGACCTCCCCCTCAACAGAGATGACCTCCCCCTCAACACAGACAACCTCCCCCTCAACAGAGATGACCTCCCCCTGAAGAGAGACAACCTCCCCCTCAACAGAGATGACCTCCCCCTCAACAGAGATGACCTCCCCCTCAACACAGACAACCTCCCCCTCAACAGAGATGACCTCCCCCTGAAGAGAGACAACCTCCCCCTCAACAGAGACGACCTCCCCCTCCGACTCATGACCAAGGATGATATCATCAGCCAGATTCCCAAGCTGGACGATGCATACTGGAGCTTCCCCACTAACATCCCTGATTATGAGGCCAGTCTGCAGCTGTACACAAAGGACGGCTGGGCCTCCGCTCGTCTCTACATTCAGAAATCCTTTATTGATTGGAAAAACACTTTTCGTAACTCGTGGGTTGGATTTTACCAATCAGACGAACAAGGTAATAAAAAATACTCTAGGTACCAGTGGGCAACTTCTTTCACTCAACGGAGCTTCAACTTTGATTATGGTTATGACGTCTATGAATATCAATCAGACATGCCTATGTCACCTGGGGCACAAGCACGCTTTTTCCTTACTAAAGAATATGAATATCTGGCAGTGACTGCACCATGGGAAAGTGAAAACCTTTAA